Part of the Dreissena polymorpha isolate Duluth1 chromosome 12, UMN_Dpol_1.0, whole genome shotgun sequence genome, tttatatttccaggACAACTGGGAAGACACCCGAACAGATCCGGATTcaagacaaaaaagaacaaaaatgcgatgatatgtatttttataaattacaTCCACATGCAATAAACTTGTGTAGAATAAAGATGTGTTGGTTTTAAATCTCAATATGAAAATTAGATTTAGGTTCGTTTTAGGTTAAATGATAACGTTATTCCGCAACGTTTCGGGAACGTTTAGCGAACCATACATTTAATAATTACATTGCACAGTGGTTCAATTTTGATTGCAAAGTGGTTGAATTTTGGTTGCAAAGTGGTTGTATATTGGTTGGATTTGGGTTGAAAaatcacaggagggaagcccatagtattttttttccatatatatgctataaaagaaacaaggagtgcaacttcagtCACCGAAAAACAagaccatctttactgtaaaccatgtaactcgaacaatttttaacgaatcaactacacaccagttgttttcgaaagctaataaaataattcatCAGGAAAAATTAAtatcagtaccattgatccagcagtatttcgataccagccctcgGAAGTTGATACTCACGGAAAACATTTTGGTCGAACACCGTAGTGTCCAATAAAGCTTTATTTTCCGATTGTTTCAAACAGCAGAAACTCAAAGATAACCTGGCTATTCGTCATTTAAACGGTTATTTCCCgttcaataaacattaatgaatcgataacaatacattttatagtcaTTCGCACATCATCAAAAGTGTTTTTCACTCCAATGTGTAGGTTAACAAGCAAGAGGTTTAATTTGTGAAGGAAGTTTGGGAATCCTCTGACGTCATTCGATAAAGCAATGTGTTCGCATGCGTTCTTTTTATTAGCTTGACGGAAATTCCCGAGGATCTCCGTAAAAAGGTGAGTGAGAAATTTATGAAAACCGACCAATCTtattttgtgtttacaaaatCTCTGACGTCATCAAAGGGTTTCCCAGAGTCAAAATAGAATTTTTCTGTTTATATTTTGTACTCGCGGATCGAAAGACGCAATGAAATGGTGTTTACCATACTTTTTCGATAACAATGGGTATTGTTACcgattgaaaaatgtttaatgtgcatacagGTGCTGTTTATCTACCGTTTAATAACTTGGTTATTGAGTTTTAGCTCTTTTAAGTGCTCGACATTGAAAATCTCTATGTGGACACTACGGTGTCCGACCAAACACGATTGTCTAAATGGGTCAACAATTaagggctggtatcgaaatactgctggatcaatgatactgatgttaatttttcctgataaattattttattagctttcgaaaacaacctgTGTGTAGTTGAtttgttaaaaattgttcgagtaacatggtttacagtaaagatggtgtagtttttcggcaaatgaagttgcactccttgtttctattatagcatatatatgaaaaaaaaatactatgggcttccctcctgtgtgaaaaatggttgaattttggttgtaaCATGACGTTGAATCAACGTCATAAAATGACGTCtaaaaaaactttcatttacAACCAAAATTCAACGGTCATTCAACGTCATGGtacaacgtcttttcaacgtctatTCAACGTCATATGTTTGCTGGGTTACACCTGTGAATAGAATGACCTCAATCATCATTGAGGAAGTCCGAAATAGGCTTGATTACAAAACCACCAGCAAAAAACTTactcttatattttaaacaaaacaagctGATAAATTTCAATCCTTTTGAAATCAAATTCCGTTATAAccttaacggtttatttgaaaatacaatTGGTAAATACAATGGATCAGCGTTGTTTGTACAATCGGATTAGTTGGGCTTTTCTACAGATCTGAAGATTCGATTACAACTAAGCAGAGTTgcttttagctcaactgagcacgaAGTGGTCACGGTGACCTTTTTGTCATCCTGTCTGCATCCTACGTCTTGAATCATGTATTAATTTTTGGCTCTTTATATATCTAGAGATCAcgttttcatcaaatcttgaaGAATCTCCGTcagaatatttatattgaaaatatctaGCCATAGTTTGGATCAAGGTCACGTTCGTCAAAATACTAGGTCACTGTGTCCGATATTtgtaaaaccattttactatttttaagcggccatatttatgactcaatcttaataaaactcagtcagaatgtttgtcttgacaatatcaaggccgaaCTTGAATCTGGGTAATGTTCATCCATTAAGTGTCAGCCTTCGTATAACAGATTAGTAAGGAAAACGCTTTGAactcaaatatctttttaaaattcttgttttgaaaattaaaGAAGGAAAGTTATGATGAGAATAGCTACTTTTAAAAATAATCATACTTATTGCGAAAATCATTTTCAAATGTGCTTATTAACAGGAAATAATAAAAAAGCCCTggatatgtaaatatttattgtttggttTAGAACAAGTAAAAATTACAATAAGACTTGTTTTTCAAAGTCAAATTGTACTTGTGCATTATGTTTCGAACACGAAATATCCGGAGAACATCGTGTGGCATGCCCCGTGGATACGGTATCCATCCCAAGACGTCCGTATCCACACTTGTGAGCCAGCATTCAGCTGGAGGAGCCAAATTCCGCGGTACTCTTCAGTTCGTTCGTGTGGGAAGCGTCCACGTACATGTCGTCAACAGCTTGACCATCAATCACGATTTGGAAGTAGGCGATATTATTTCCTTCTGTCATAAGGGTTACGTGGAACCCGTACACACCATTCGCCGGCGCTGTAAACACCCCGGTGTACTGATTGTAAGCGTTACCGAAGTTGGTGACAACTTTATCAAACTGTATGGTGTTGTGGACTCCCACGTTGTTTGGTGGACTCCCAAGAGTTGGCGTTGTTAGACACGCAGTAAAGGCAGCGGGGACAGTCCCAGGTACTTTAAAACAATTAAGTTGTAATGAATGATGCGAGATAGTATATTAAAACAACACAAAGGTTATATTTAGCCGATCACAGATCAGAATCATTTCGATGTTAACTATTGTTTAAATGGTATTGAGTAATCAATTCAGATCGggacatattattattattttgtttctaaGAAGTTTTACAACGGATATTGTATGATGATTTGGTCATGGAAAGACTCTTCGAACATCAtgttaaatgagtaaagaaatgGGGCTTTACCTCTTGTGTGCGGTGACTTAATGAAGCCAAATGGAATTTTCTGCATAGCACCTGTCCCGTTATGATTGTTAAGCCGTAATGCAGATGTCACATCTTTCTCCTTTCTTATTTCTTTGTCTGCATTACGTTCTTTTTCAAGCTGTTCAATTTTTGCCGCAAGCTTCCCAATTGTCGCCTCAAGCTGGACATTTTTGGAATCAAGCTTTGTATTCTTGTCCTCAAGCTGTACAGTTTTAGCTTCAAACTGTAACATTTTGGCATCCAGATCAGCTAGTTTACTTTCAACATCCACGGTGGATCGCACGGCGATGGCACATAGCAGCGTAAGTAACAGTATAATGACAGCATGCGTCTTCATGTTTAAAAAGTTGTTGTCATCAAGAGTGTTTTCAGCAATGACTTGCGTTATCTTGACTTCGGTCTTAACAATAGGCTGATAACAAGGTTAGGTCAGTACACATTTGGAATAAAATCTAGCAACCAGTTGAAGGAAAGTTTCAAAATTTAAACACTTAAACTGtaatctttaaaggggccttttcacagatttggcatattttgaagtttgtcattaaatgctttatattgataaatgtaaacattggatattaaaagctccagtaaaaaatgaagaatataatttataaaaggaaaaaaaagccGGTACccgggctcgaaccagtgacccccggagtcctggagttagtctgaagtaaaaacgcattggccctctcggctattccgccgggtatacacagttgaagtattttataccttatataagcaatcttcgtagtttcgtaaatttaaacgacaacaacagaactctccaaatcattcaatcgtttcgcgttgcaacgctttataatttttaggttttcaaatcgtcaaaagatacatataatggctatattggactatggtaaatgttcagtaatactgtttcctcacaaatatcgtaactaaaacgaaaatttgcgaatctgaaacaacttttttcaattttgtcaatttaccaaaccgtgaaaagatcccatTAATCCTTTGATATAAACTATTTTATGAACTACATCAAATAGGTGAAATACTTAGTGTCAGATTTTGCAAGAATCTTTTAGAACTAACTGTTAGCCTGTTATATGTTCTGTTTCTCCAAGTGTGCCTCACGATTTGTAATACAAATATTTGTGGGCCGATTGGCCATCATCTTAAACAATAACGTAACCATAAATTATTATAACGACAACGATTATAAAGAGGGTCAATCAACCCATAAAGAAAAGCGGTGAATGCCGACCTCACTTGTAGGACAGACTTGAACACATGAGggaaatacttaaaataaagaaaCGTATGTTACAAGTGTTCCCaattttaaaggctctataaaggtgacgatccgtaattatataccgatttttaaatattttttttcatattttatttatataggttatcaaaaaacaatatatatatgctattggacataaccatacaaaaatgagcaatacaacttgttttaagctcaaaatacagtgtcctccaagtcaattgtgtttacaaactatcagtttatttacatcgctgtttacttgggaaggagaaagtgaaagtgactctggtcaccaaaaatatatcgttgattttcaacgttttccggtatcactcacaaagtaggtctcttcaaaatggttaaaatgtttgtagtgatctaataagttactttctgctgataaaaagttgtttaaaatagaattaaaattgaattttctttcggttatttttagcatacgtcaccgccttgaggctacacatcacgttagttacaaagttgtaaacatttcttcaaattatgaaacgggtatatcttccataattcttcacaacgttgcacctaagctgtgttataataattttttatgcaagagtaacggaaatccggtaaaaattatactagtttatatgcataataattggatttgtcacctttatagggcctgtTAGTGTTAGTCATAGATTATTTTGACAAAACCTTCTAGATTAAATGCCTCCTGGAAATGCACAAACGATTCCATTTCAAAATGTGCCGTTTCTTAACTGACGTGCATAATCAGTTTCCCCGACTTGTTATGTGAGAATGCTTAAAGACTGTTAGTATTTATTTGTTACCTTTCATGCTCGTAAATTATACGaatagtttgaaattcaaatacaCGTTCTACTTATTTTATGCATACAATAAGTATCAAAGCCGTCGTATCTGCATGCATAAATAGTAAATGGACTGACAGTCTATAAGAAAGCCAATATGAATAAACATATGCCTTATCTTATTTTTAGATGTCAAATTTACCAATGGATATAGAATTGCTTAGTATAGGAAAACTAGTATTGGGTTTATATTATATCAGACAAACGGACGTGGGGTTAAGACTTTCTTCAGAATCATTCAATAGGCCTAAAGACATTCACTCGCAAATTATACAGACCTGTCAAGTATCGCGCGTTCGACAGGAGGGCTTCAAATCAAGCTCCCACGTTTAACCGAGCCTTTTAACGATTGCGAAACGTATTGGGTAAACAGATTACTCGTGCTGACCCTTAAAAGCTATTTCAATGCGCGTTGTGACCGGGTTGTGCATTCTTAGTTTATTAATCGATTATTTAAAAGTCGAAGACGAGCTTCAATTACAAGT contains:
- the LOC127852625 gene encoding uncharacterized protein LOC127852625 — encoded protein: MKTHAVIILLLTLLCAIAVRSTVDVESKLADLDAKMLQFEAKTVQLEDKNTKLDSKNVQLEATIGKLAAKIEQLEKERNADKEIRKEKDVTSALRLNNHNGTGAMQKIPFGFIKSPHTRVPGTVPAAFTACLTTPTLGSPPNNVGVHNTIQFDKVVTNFGNAYNQYTGVFTAPANGVYGFHVTLMTEGNNIAYFQIVIDGQAVDDMYVDASHTNELKSTAEFGSSS